Below is a window of Etheostoma cragini isolate CJK2018 unplaced genomic scaffold, CSU_Ecrag_1.0 ScbMSFa_2077, whole genome shotgun sequence DNA.
taaataatcactacttttagcgtgtatagagcagcatatctccaccagactccatgtaaataatcactacttttattgatGCAGTACCTGGTTCCCCCAGAGGTTGAGCACCTCCAGGTTGCAGAGCAGAGCGATCTGTGGAGGAAGAAGCTTCAGACTGTTGAGAGACAGATTTAACTTCTGTAACTCCGTCAGCTCCATCAGTTCCCCTGGGACGTCCTGCAGACACACGTCTAAGTACTGCATAGTCCCATACACTACCttatgttatgtgtgtgtgtatgtctgtgtgtgtctgtgtgtgtctttgtgtatgtttgtgtgtgtgtgtgtgtttgtgtgtttgtgtgtaccttGAGTCCTCTGCGAGCCAGACTCAGGACGTTGAATCCAAGGTTTCTGACGGTGAATCTCCGGATTCTGTCAGCTGACGTCAGACTCTCTTCCCTCCCCACACTCctactcttcttcttctcctccttcaccTCCGCTCTGCACACTgctcctcccatctctctctccctttcgcTCTCCCTCTTTCGTCCTCTTCACATTTTATACAGCTTCAAGAAGCCAAAATAACGAGAACAGCAGAAGTTCTtctgtaaaaacataatttaaagacattaaagTCTGACAACCGCTGCCAAGAACTGAATAATCACAGTGGTCACCATtaaatcactacttttagtgtgtatagagcagcatatctccaccagactccatgtaaataatcactacttttagtgtgtatagagcagcatatctccaccagactccatgtaaataatcactacttttaattTCCAACTGGACAGAGAATCATGTAAATTAACCAAAGTTCACAGGATagaatattgtaaatatatcaattaaatgttttaacttggATAAATGCCCTCTCTCAGACTTGTGCAAAGTGAAACCAACGAGCTGCTGGTGTCTTACCTCGTTATCTCAAGAAATGTAAATTTGATCCAGAAACATAGTCCTGAAGTCTNNNNNNNNNNNNNNNNNNNNNNNNNNNNNNNNNNNNNNNNNNNNNNNNNNNNNNNNNNNNNNNNNNNNNNNNNNNNNNNNNNNNNNNNNNNNNNNNNNNNNNNNNNNNNNNNNNNNNNNNNNNNNNNNNNNNNNNNNNNNNNNN
It encodes the following:
- the LOC117940269 gene encoding leucine-rich repeat-containing protein 30-like — its product is MGGAVCRAEVKEEKKKSRSVGREESLTSADRIRRFTVRNLGFNVLSLARRGLKDVPGELMELTELQKLNLSLNSLKLLPPQIALLCNLEVLNLWGNQVLHQ